In Lysinibacillus sp. FSL M8-0337, the following proteins share a genomic window:
- a CDS encoding M23 family metallopeptidase, protein MNRYLIFLLTCMLLWSYFSPTVTLANEGPSNEEILQQRMSYYVQFDELLIPWHFLAAIDQYERNLQSVRKDIPKRDGFIAIQFSDEYWSGALNPVKEDTIPETISYFGGMGLDGNGDGIASPSDDVDVIFSMASFISQFGSTDEDFKLALWEYYKSEEAVNQIVTISTLYKHFKTTELDAHTFPIPTRSDYSYRGTWGDNRGWGGRRIHEGTDIFAGYGTPVLSTSYGVVEVKGWNQFGGWRIGIRDNHNSYHYYAHLGSYHKEIKVGDVVEPGQVLGYVGSSGYGKEGTSGKFPPHLHYGIYKFNGRTEWAFDPYPSLLQWERQAKKDKQ, encoded by the coding sequence TTGAATCGTTATTTAATTTTTCTTCTGACATGTATGCTGCTGTGGAGTTATTTTTCTCCAACGGTTACACTGGCAAATGAAGGACCGAGTAATGAAGAAATTTTACAACAACGTATGTCCTATTACGTACAATTCGATGAATTACTAATTCCATGGCATTTTTTAGCGGCTATCGATCAATATGAGCGAAATCTTCAATCCGTTCGTAAAGATATTCCGAAGCGAGATGGCTTCATCGCCATTCAATTTTCTGATGAGTATTGGTCCGGTGCATTAAATCCTGTCAAGGAAGATACGATACCTGAAACAATCAGTTATTTTGGTGGAATGGGACTTGATGGCAACGGTGATGGAATTGCAAGCCCTTCAGATGATGTAGATGTGATCTTCTCCATGGCTAGTTTTATAAGTCAATTTGGTTCTACAGATGAAGACTTTAAACTTGCTTTATGGGAATACTACAAAAGTGAAGAAGCCGTTAATCAAATTGTCACGATTTCAACTTTGTATAAACATTTTAAAACGACTGAGTTGGATGCCCATACATTCCCGATTCCAACACGCTCCGATTACAGCTATAGAGGTACTTGGGGTGATAATAGAGGTTGGGGAGGCAGGCGAATCCACGAGGGAACTGACATTTTTGCAGGCTACGGGACACCTGTACTGTCCACCTCCTATGGTGTAGTCGAAGTTAAAGGCTGGAATCAATTCGGAGGTTGGCGAATTGGCATTCGCGATAATCATAATTCTTATCACTATTATGCCCATCTCGGGAGCTATCATAAGGAAATAAAGGTTGGAGATGTTGTAGAACCAGGGCAAGTACTCGGTTATGTCGGCAGCTCAGGTTATGGAAAAGAAGGCACATCTGGAAAATTCCCTCCACATCTTCATTACGGTATTTACAAATTTAATGGTCGAACAGAATGGGCATTTGATCCATATCCATCTTTACTGCAATGGGAGCGTCAAGCAAAAAAAGATAAGCAGTAA
- the yhbH gene encoding sporulation protein YhbH, protein MTENENKRFVISQENWSLHRKGHQDQQRHMEKVKDAIKNNLPDLVSEESIVMSNGREVIKIPIRSLDEYKIRYNYDNSKHVGQGQGDSSVGDVVARDGSKSDQGNGNGKEAGDKPGQDYYEAEVSMEEVQNVLFKELELPNLQQKEKADIKTEKIEFNDIRKKGLMGNVDKKRTILNAIKRNAMEGNAQITPIHNDDLRFKTWDEVEKPESKAVVLAMMDTSGSMGTFEKYCARSFFFWMTRFLRSKYETVEIEFIAHHTEAKVVTEEEFFTKGESGGTICSSAYIKALELIRDKYNPSRYNIYPVHFSDGENISMDNEKCLKLVSELMEVSSMFGYGEVNQHNRFSTLMYTYKKIDDPKFRYHILKKKGDVYDALKSFFQKTELQNEN, encoded by the coding sequence ATGACTGAAAACGAAAATAAGCGATTTGTCATCTCTCAGGAAAATTGGTCCCTCCATCGTAAAGGGCACCAAGACCAACAACGTCATATGGAAAAGGTTAAAGATGCGATTAAAAACAATTTACCCGATTTAGTAAGTGAGGAAAGTATTGTTATGTCAAATGGCCGAGAGGTTATTAAAATACCTATACGCTCCCTCGATGAATATAAAATTCGATATAACTATGATAATTCAAAGCATGTCGGTCAAGGACAAGGTGATAGTAGTGTGGGGGATGTTGTTGCACGTGACGGTAGCAAGAGCGATCAAGGCAATGGCAATGGAAAAGAAGCTGGTGACAAGCCTGGTCAAGATTATTATGAAGCAGAAGTCAGTATGGAAGAAGTGCAAAATGTGTTATTTAAAGAGCTAGAACTCCCTAATTTACAGCAAAAAGAAAAAGCAGATATTAAAACCGAAAAAATTGAATTCAATGATATAAGGAAAAAAGGGCTTATGGGCAATGTTGATAAGAAGCGTACCATTTTAAATGCGATCAAACGCAATGCCATGGAAGGGAATGCTCAAATTACGCCTATTCATAATGATGATTTACGCTTTAAAACATGGGATGAAGTGGAGAAGCCTGAATCGAAGGCAGTCGTGCTTGCAATGATGGATACAAGTGGCTCCATGGGCACTTTTGAAAAATATTGTGCAAGAAGCTTTTTCTTTTGGATGACAAGATTTTTACGCTCGAAATATGAAACAGTGGAAATAGAGTTTATTGCCCATCATACAGAGGCAAAAGTGGTGACAGAAGAAGAGTTTTTCACAAAGGGAGAAAGTGGTGGAACGATTTGTTCATCTGCGTATATAAAAGCATTAGAGTTAATACGCGATAAATATAACCCAAGTCGTTACAATATTTACCCTGTTCATTTTTCGGATGGCGAAAACATTTCGATGGATAATGAAAAATGTTTAAAACTCGTGAGTGAATTAATGGAAGTATCAAGTATGTTTGGCTATGGAGAAGTAAATCAGCATAACCGTTTCTCGACGCTAATGTATACGTATAAAAAAATTGATGATCCCAAATTTAGATATCATATTTTAAAGAAAAAAGGCGATGTCTATGATGCCTTAAAAAGCTTTTTCCAAAAAACTGAATTGCAAAATGAAAATTAA
- a CDS encoding radical SAM/SPASM domain-containing protein, translating to MKTFKKVYIEITSVCNLACSFCPPTERAKGLIKVEQFNKILDEIRPHTKYIYLHVKGEPLLHPRIHQLLDAAHEKGFKVNITTNGTLIKKNREKLLGKPALRQINFSLHSFDGHEGSENREKYLGDILEFVREASKFNTIISYRLWNLQQDHISDLAARRNRETLEIIENEYNLDFRIEEKVQPGKGVKIANNIYLNQDHEFRWPSLLAPEDEGKGFCHALRSQAAILVDGTVVPCCLDGEGVINLGNVHEQSFSEIVEGERANNIVEGFSRREAVEELCRKCGYRQKFGMEGE from the coding sequence TTGAAAACATTTAAAAAGGTTTATATAGAAATAACAAGTGTTTGTAATTTAGCTTGTAGTTTCTGCCCGCCAACTGAGCGTGCAAAGGGACTTATTAAGGTAGAACAATTTAATAAAATATTGGATGAAATACGCCCACATACGAAATACATTTATTTGCATGTAAAGGGTGAACCACTTTTACATCCACGTATTCATCAGCTTTTGGATGCGGCTCATGAAAAAGGCTTTAAGGTCAATATTACAACGAATGGTACGCTGATTAAAAAAAATCGCGAAAAGCTACTAGGAAAGCCTGCATTACGTCAAATCAATTTTTCATTACACAGCTTTGATGGGCATGAGGGGTCTGAAAATCGTGAAAAATATTTAGGGGATATTTTAGAATTTGTGCGTGAAGCAAGCAAATTTAATACGATTATTTCGTATCGTTTGTGGAATTTACAACAGGATCATATTTCAGATTTAGCCGCAAGAAGAAACCGTGAGACGCTTGAAATTATAGAAAATGAATATAATCTCGATTTTCGAATCGAAGAAAAAGTGCAGCCTGGTAAGGGTGTAAAAATTGCGAACAATATTTATTTAAATCAAGACCATGAATTTAGATGGCCAAGTCTACTTGCTCCAGAGGATGAAGGGAAAGGCTTTTGCCATGCGTTACGTAGCCAAGCAGCTATTCTTGTAGATGGCACAGTTGTACCTTGCTGCCTTGATGGAGAGGGTGTTATTAACTTAGGCAATGTTCATGAGCAATCCTTTAGTGAAATTGTAGAAGGTGAGCGTGCCAATAATATAGTAGAAGGCTTTTCAAGACGAGAAGCGGTCGAAGAGCTATGTAGAAAATGTGGCTATCGACAGAAGTTTGGGATGGAAGGAGAATAG
- a CDS encoding SpoVR family protein, with translation MEKELHRAIDEITEIATGFGLDFFPMRYEICPADIIYTFGAYGMPTRFSHWSFGKQFHKMKLQYDLGLSQIYELVINSNPCYAFLLDTNSLTQNKLIIAHVLAHCDFFKNNVRFSNTRRDMVESMTATAERIASYEREYGKEEVEQFLDAILAIQEHIDPSLLRPKLSSEDDEQDEEDVITAKSPYDDLWNLDTKEKEQRPVRRKIKQFPLKPEKDLLLFIEEHSRELEDWQRDILTMMREEMLYFWPQLETKIMNEGWASYWHQRIMRELNLTTVETIEYAKLNAGVVQPSKTSINPYYLGLKIFEDIEKRYNNPSEEMRRLGVLPNTGREKMFEVREIESDISFIRNYLTKDLAKQEDLYLFQKKGNEYRITDKDHEMVRDQLVSMRVNGGFPYIVVKNGDYLRNGELYLVHGYEGTELDPHYLENVLPYIYQLWGRPVHLETYVEGKPMLYSYDGTKNYKRSV, from the coding sequence ATGGAGAAGGAGCTTCACCGTGCGATTGATGAAATAACAGAGATTGCAACAGGGTTTGGTTTAGATTTTTTCCCGATGCGTTATGAAATATGTCCTGCAGATATTATTTATACATTTGGCGCATATGGTATGCCTACTCGTTTTTCCCACTGGAGCTTTGGCAAGCAATTTCATAAGATGAAACTGCAATATGATTTAGGATTAAGTCAAATTTATGAGCTCGTTATTAACTCCAATCCGTGCTATGCATTTTTACTTGATACGAATTCACTTACACAAAATAAGCTAATTATTGCGCATGTATTAGCGCACTGTGATTTCTTTAAAAACAATGTGCGATTTTCTAATACAAGACGCGATATGGTCGAGAGTATGACAGCGACAGCAGAGCGTATTGCCAGTTATGAAAGAGAATATGGCAAGGAAGAGGTGGAACAGTTTTTAGATGCGATTTTAGCCATTCAAGAACATATCGACCCTTCCTTATTAAGACCAAAGCTGTCATCCGAAGATGATGAACAAGATGAAGAAGACGTGATTACTGCCAAATCACCGTACGATGATCTTTGGAATTTAGATACTAAAGAAAAAGAGCAGAGACCAGTACGTAGAAAAATTAAACAGTTTCCATTAAAACCGGAAAAAGATTTATTACTGTTTATTGAGGAGCATAGTCGGGAGCTTGAGGACTGGCAGCGAGATATTTTAACGATGATGCGTGAGGAAATGTTATATTTTTGGCCGCAATTAGAAACCAAAATAATGAATGAAGGATGGGCTTCTTATTGGCATCAACGAATTATGCGCGAACTTAATTTAACTACAGTGGAGACAATTGAATATGCCAAATTAAACGCAGGGGTTGTGCAACCATCAAAAACATCGATTAATCCATATTATTTAGGTTTGAAAATATTTGAGGATATTGAAAAACGCTATAATAACCCAAGTGAAGAAATGCGCAGATTAGGCGTTCTACCGAACACAGGGCGTGAAAAGATGTTTGAGGTGCGAGAAATTGAATCGGATATTTCCTTTATTCGCAACTATTTAACAAAGGATTTAGCAAAGCAAGAAGATTTGTATCTGTTTCAAAAAAAGGGCAATGAATATCGTATAACAGATAAGGATCATGAAATGGTGCGTGACCAGCTTGTCTCGATGCGCGTTAATGGAGGATTCCCATATATCGTTGTGAAAAATGGCGATTACCTGCGAAATGGTGAATTATATTTGGTACATGGTTATGAAGGAACGGAACTAGATCCACATTATTTAGAAAATGTCTTGCCATATATTTATCAATTGTGGGGGCGTCCTGTGCATTTAGAGACGTATGTTGAAGGAAAGCCAATGCTTTATTCGTATGATGGTACAAAAAATTATAAGCGTTCTGTTTAA
- a CDS encoding ribonuclease J, producing the protein MTVTKNALSIFALGGINEIGKNMYVIQYADDLLIVDCGAKFPDESLLGIDLIIPDITYLQEHKEKIKGLIVTHGHEDHIGGIPYLLKKINVPIYGTRFTLGLIELKLKEHKLLRETELIEIGSDSALHFGQIDVSFFRTNHSIPDCLGIVFQTPEGNVVHTGDFKFDLTPVNNQFADIHKMAEVGTQGVLVLISESTNAERPGLTPSEKLVGHHIEEAFLHAERKVIISTFASNVNRIQQIVDATIVTNRKLALLGRSMVNVVDVALERGYLTIPEDLLIDAREVKYLPPEDVVVLCTGSQGEPLAALARLASGNHREVKILPDDTVILAASPIPGNEKGVSRIVDNLFQLGAKVIYGSSSNTGMHVSGHGYQEDLKLMLTLMKPKFFIPIHGEFRMLHQHRLLAESVGVKRGHTFIIKNGDVVDIENAKARQTRKIPSGDTYVDGIGIGEVEGIVLRDRKQLSEDGMLVIVLTLSKADGSIILEPDTISRGFVYAKESEDLLLKVNVLVKATIGELQEESKQQLFVLKREIKKAVGQYLFSQTKRKPMILPIIIEI; encoded by the coding sequence TTGACTGTAACAAAAAATGCATTATCTATTTTTGCTCTTGGTGGCATCAATGAAATCGGTAAAAATATGTATGTTATACAATACGCTGACGATTTGTTAATTGTCGATTGCGGTGCGAAGTTTCCGGATGAAAGCCTACTTGGTATTGATCTAATCATTCCAGATATCACTTATTTACAGGAGCATAAAGAAAAAATAAAAGGATTGATTGTTACTCATGGACACGAAGATCATATAGGTGGCATTCCATACCTCTTAAAAAAAATAAATGTTCCTATTTATGGTACTCGTTTTACATTAGGCTTAATCGAACTAAAACTAAAGGAACATAAACTTTTAAGAGAGACAGAATTAATTGAGATTGGCTCTGATTCAGCTTTACATTTCGGTCAAATTGACGTTAGTTTTTTCAGAACAAATCATAGTATACCTGACTGTCTAGGAATCGTTTTTCAAACACCCGAAGGAAATGTTGTACACACGGGCGATTTCAAGTTTGATTTAACACCTGTAAATAATCAATTTGCTGATATTCATAAGATGGCTGAGGTTGGTACACAAGGTGTATTAGTATTAATTTCTGAAAGTACCAACGCTGAACGACCGGGCTTAACACCGTCAGAAAAACTGGTAGGTCATCATATTGAAGAAGCCTTTCTACATGCTGAACGCAAAGTTATTATTTCTACCTTTGCTTCCAATGTGAATCGTATTCAGCAAATTGTAGATGCCACAATCGTAACGAATCGTAAACTAGCACTATTAGGTCGCAGCATGGTAAATGTTGTAGATGTCGCTTTAGAGCGAGGATATTTAACAATACCGGAAGATTTGTTAATAGATGCCCGTGAAGTAAAGTACCTCCCACCAGAAGATGTCGTTGTTTTATGTACAGGTAGTCAAGGGGAACCATTAGCAGCTCTTGCCCGCTTAGCTAGTGGCAACCATCGAGAAGTGAAGATTTTACCAGATGATACCGTTATTTTAGCCGCCTCTCCAATACCAGGAAATGAAAAAGGTGTTTCTCGAATTGTCGATAATTTATTTCAGCTTGGGGCTAAGGTGATTTATGGTTCATCCAGTAACACTGGCATGCATGTTTCTGGACATGGTTATCAAGAAGATTTAAAACTAATGCTGACACTAATGAAACCGAAGTTTTTTATTCCGATTCATGGTGAATTTCGCATGTTACACCAACACCGTTTGTTAGCAGAATCTGTTGGTGTTAAAAGAGGACATACCTTTATTATTAAAAACGGAGACGTTGTCGATATTGAAAATGCTAAAGCGAGGCAAACGCGAAAAATTCCATCTGGCGATACGTATGTAGATGGTATTGGCATTGGAGAAGTTGAAGGCATCGTATTACGTGACCGTAAACAACTATCAGAGGATGGAATGCTCGTTATCGTGTTAACGCTTAGTAAGGCAGATGGGTCGATTATTTTAGAACCTGATACCATTTCACGGGGATTTGTTTATGCTAAAGAATCAGAGGATCTTCTTCTTAAAGTAAATGTTCTTGTAAAAGCAACCATTGGTGAACTACAAGAGGAAAGCAAGCAGCAACTGTTTGTTTTAAAACGGGAAATAAAAAAGGCTGTCGGCCAGTATCTTTTTTCACAGACGAAACGTAAACCAATGATTTTACCTATTATTATTGAAATTTAA
- a CDS encoding helix-turn-helix transcriptional regulator has product MSDFLKLVGEQLRIIRVSKGLSQEEVAERTGKLGFSKGRISNIEHGQSNITLSTLEMLMKALDIAPEELFNFQRLSGVTDIEEKNLMLDIHRSLLRERNLDEVKYVVRITRDFLNTIDAQTKKNSSNVE; this is encoded by the coding sequence ATGTCAGACTTTTTAAAGCTAGTAGGTGAACAACTCCGTATCATTAGAGTTTCCAAAGGGCTTAGTCAAGAAGAAGTTGCAGAGAGAACGGGGAAGTTAGGTTTTAGTAAAGGTCGCATTTCAAATATTGAGCATGGGCAATCTAATATTACGTTAAGTACATTGGAAATGCTTATGAAGGCGTTAGATATTGCACCTGAAGAACTCTTTAATTTCCAACGATTATCGGGTGTTACTGATATTGAAGAGAAAAATCTTATGCTTGACATTCATCGCTCATTATTAAGAGAGCGCAATTTAGACGAAGTAAAATATGTAGTACGCATCACAAGAGATTTTCTAAATACCATTGATGCGCAAACAAAGAAAAACAGCTCTAATGTTGAATAA
- a CDS encoding PrkA family serine protein kinase: protein MNILDKVKSYREEENRLKWEGTFADYLRIIKERPEVAQTAHSRVYNMIKSAGVEERDGQKMYQFFGKEIFGLESAIERLVEEYFHPAARRLDVRKRILLLMGPVSGGKSTIVTLLKRGLEQFSRTEEGAVYAIKGCPMHEDPLHLIPHHLRNEFFEEYGIRIEGSLSPLNTMRLEKEYDGRIENVIIERITFSEDKRVGIGTFTPSDPKSQDIADLTGSIDFSTIGVFGSESDPRAYRFDGELNKANRGMMEFQEMLKLDEKFLWNLLSLTQEGNFKAGRFALISADELIVAHTNETEYRSFISNKKNEALHSRIIVMPIPYNLKVSEEEHIYEKMINESDMAHVHIAPHALKAAAIFSVLTRLEVPKKQGVDLIKKMRLYDGENVEGFNSVDLEELKKEFPNEGMNGIDPRYIINRISSAIIRKEIPSINALDVLRALKDGLDQHASISQEDREKYMNYIAVARREYDEIAKNEVQKAFVYSYEESAKTLMNNYLDNVEAFCNKNKIFDRLTGEEMNPDEKLMRSIEEQIGISENAKKAFREEILIRISAYARNGKRFDYNSHERLREAIQKKLFADLKDVVKITTSSKMPDESQLKKINEVVARLVDEHGYNTTSANELLQYVGSLLNR from the coding sequence ATCAACATTTTAGATAAAGTGAAGAGCTATCGCGAAGAAGAAAATCGACTGAAGTGGGAAGGTACATTTGCAGATTATTTACGCATCATAAAGGAAAGACCTGAAGTTGCTCAAACAGCCCATTCTCGCGTCTACAATATGATTAAAAGCGCAGGTGTAGAGGAACGCGATGGGCAAAAGATGTATCAATTTTTCGGAAAAGAAATTTTTGGGCTTGAATCAGCAATTGAAAGACTGGTGGAGGAATATTTCCATCCAGCAGCAAGAAGATTAGATGTTAGAAAACGGATTTTATTATTAATGGGGCCTGTAAGTGGAGGGAAGTCAACGATCGTAACATTGTTAAAGCGAGGGCTCGAACAATTCTCGCGCACGGAAGAGGGAGCAGTTTATGCAATTAAGGGATGTCCAATGCATGAGGACCCGCTGCATTTAATTCCACATCATTTACGAAATGAATTTTTTGAAGAGTATGGAATACGAATTGAGGGCAGCTTATCGCCTTTAAATACGATGCGTCTTGAAAAAGAATACGATGGACGTATTGAAAATGTCATTATTGAGCGTATCACTTTTTCTGAAGACAAACGTGTGGGCATAGGAACTTTCACACCTTCTGACCCAAAATCTCAAGATATTGCAGATTTAACGGGGAGCATTGATTTCTCGACGATTGGCGTATTTGGCTCAGAGTCGGACCCTCGTGCTTATCGCTTTGATGGAGAGTTAAATAAGGCGAACCGAGGAATGATGGAATTCCAAGAAATGCTGAAATTAGACGAAAAGTTTTTATGGAATTTGTTGTCACTGACGCAAGAAGGGAATTTTAAGGCAGGAAGATTCGCTTTAATAAGTGCCGATGAATTAATTGTTGCTCATACAAACGAAACGGAATATCGTTCCTTTATTTCGAATAAAAAGAACGAAGCGTTACACTCGCGCATTATTGTTATGCCAATTCCATATAACCTAAAAGTGAGCGAGGAAGAACATATTTATGAAAAAATGATTAATGAAAGTGATATGGCTCATGTTCATATTGCGCCACATGCATTGAAGGCCGCAGCAATCTTTTCGGTCCTAACAAGGCTAGAAGTTCCGAAAAAACAAGGTGTGGATCTTATTAAAAAAATGCGCTTGTACGACGGAGAAAATGTGGAGGGATTTAATTCCGTTGACTTAGAGGAGCTGAAAAAAGAGTTTCCTAACGAAGGCATGAACGGTATTGATCCACGGTATATTATTAACCGTATTTCATCAGCAATCATTCGCAAAGAAATACCATCGATTAATGCATTGGATGTGTTACGCGCACTGAAAGATGGTCTTGATCAGCATGCTTCTATATCTCAAGAAGATCGAGAAAAATATATGAATTATATTGCTGTTGCAAGAAGAGAGTACGATGAAATTGCGAAAAATGAAGTGCAAAAAGCATTTGTCTACTCGTACGAAGAGTCTGCCAAAACATTAATGAATAATTACCTCGATAATGTAGAGGCGTTTTGTAATAAAAACAAAATATTTGATCGCCTAACTGGCGAAGAAATGAATCCAGATGAAAAGCTAATGCGTTCCATTGAAGAGCAAATTGGCATTTCTGAAAATGCGAAAAAAGCATTCCGTGAGGAAATATTAATTCGCATTTCAGCTTATGCAAGAAATGGCAAGCGCTTCGACTATAATTCTCATGAGAGATTACGAGAAGCAATCCAAAAGAAACTATTTGCTGATTTGAAAGATGTCGTGAAAATTACAACGTCTTCAAAAATGCCTGATGAGTCACAACTGAAGAAAATTAATGAAGTTGTAGCAAGGCTTGTGGATGAGCATGGCTATAACACAACTTCAGCGAATGAATTATTACAATATGTAGGTAGTTTGTTAAACCGCTAA
- a CDS encoding helix-turn-helix domain-containing protein gives MERFLDRPEKILIYLYCKSGKAKIDELAEHLQVGRSTIEKELHFLMEVLSNTNFFIKSGEAHLDIISPSLIEDALKILYKDNVFFKIIMLLFEKNIYSVNELTTILNMSKSTVYRKFKVIKEWLQEYKLTLVTTPVLTIQGDEKNIRNLMQQFYDFYLSRSLSEIRFFDKELFVKKIDEICVENNFNLTPQGLRKLSISMEIMHIRNRLSKYIQYKNFPTEENSLYINITKKLQSFFPNYMNKNIKQYEIIYYATNLYNYLIRKRKATIDEIYSVKDTNLRYSMIFDFLDNISENFYFNFSSDIRLVEGLSRYTELYYIDLRLGTNNRLNGLSGYINICKDHPFYALVKEAALKFFKQYNFLPEIKEIDIFALYYFLSISQLRIKKIQSVSIAIITESEIEQESISEYLTFKYGTNIQTYSLNLYAFKKNIFYQEYDLLINMENNNSLFEGVESLTISPILSNADKTKLDYKINELLNKKMTKYTELIVF, from the coding sequence ATGGAAAGGTTTTTAGATCGACCAGAAAAAATACTGATTTATCTTTATTGTAAAAGTGGAAAAGCAAAGATTGATGAATTGGCAGAACATTTACAAGTTGGACGATCAACTATAGAAAAAGAACTCCATTTTTTAATGGAGGTATTAAGTAACACAAATTTTTTTATAAAATCTGGGGAAGCCCATTTAGATATAATTTCTCCTTCACTAATAGAAGATGCGTTGAAAATTCTTTATAAAGACAATGTGTTTTTTAAAATAATCATGTTACTTTTTGAAAAAAATATATACTCCGTCAATGAACTAACAACTATTCTAAATATGAGCAAATCCACAGTATACCGTAAATTTAAAGTAATTAAAGAATGGCTTCAAGAATATAAATTGACATTAGTTACTACCCCTGTGCTAACGATTCAAGGTGATGAGAAAAATATTAGAAATTTGATGCAACAATTTTATGATTTTTATCTATCTCGTTCTTTATCAGAAATAAGATTTTTTGACAAGGAACTCTTTGTGAAGAAAATTGATGAAATTTGTGTTGAGAATAATTTCAACTTGACACCACAAGGTCTACGGAAATTGTCAATTTCCATGGAGATTATGCATATTAGGAATCGACTTTCAAAGTATATACAATATAAAAATTTCCCTACTGAAGAAAACTCTCTTTATATAAATATAACGAAAAAGCTACAATCTTTTTTTCCAAATTATATGAACAAAAACATTAAACAATATGAGATTATTTATTATGCAACGAATTTATATAATTATTTAATACGCAAAAGAAAGGCAACAATAGATGAAATATATTCTGTAAAAGATACTAATTTGCGTTATAGTATGATTTTTGATTTTTTAGATAATATATCTGAAAATTTTTATTTTAATTTCTCTTCGGACATAAGACTCGTTGAAGGGTTAAGTAGATATACTGAACTCTACTATATTGATTTACGTTTAGGAACTAATAATAGATTAAATGGGTTAAGCGGTTACATAAATATTTGTAAAGATCATCCTTTTTATGCTCTTGTAAAAGAAGCAGCATTAAAGTTTTTTAAGCAGTATAATTTTCTTCCTGAAATAAAAGAAATTGATATATTTGCGCTTTACTATTTTCTTTCAATAAGCCAACTTAGAATAAAAAAGATACAATCTGTATCGATAGCGATTATTACTGAATCTGAAATTGAACAAGAAAGTATTTCAGAATACCTAACATTTAAATACGGAACAAATATACAAACATATTCTTTGAACCTTTACGCTTTCAAAAAGAATATATTTTATCAAGAGTATGATTTGTTAATAAATATGGAAAACAACAATAGTCTTTTCGAAGGTGTTGAAAGCTTAACCATTTCCCCTATATTAAGTAACGCTGATAAGACCAAACTTGATTATAAAATAAATGAACTTTTAAATAAAAAAATGACTAAATATACTGAACTTATAGTTTTTTAG
- a CDS encoding restriction endonuclease subunit S, with the protein MLKRYRLDEIALIVARTTPYIPNFSKVNQPLITAEKLKWLSLGEDIRPLSQLDSAINQWKWAKVPAKTIVFEKNSLDGANKHIFQCENVAYIAHDVVAIIPNESIILSDYLYYFFSWYQPNTDWRQLHHILIDIPSLEMQTNIVKLLKTSQQLLKNKKSLLTAVEELPLHIRNIAQQTEQHTRQLNDGFDQLQMYYNYTLHKIFTGELFRLNNTS; encoded by the coding sequence GTGTTGAAGCGTTATAGACTAGATGAAATAGCTCTTATTGTTGCTAGAACAACACCTTATATTCCAAATTTCTCAAAAGTAAATCAACCGCTTATTACCGCAGAAAAGTTAAAATGGTTGTCTCTTGGCGAAGATATTCGTCCACTATCTCAATTGGATAGTGCGATAAATCAATGGAAATGGGCGAAGGTTCCCGCAAAAACAATTGTATTTGAAAAAAATAGCCTAGATGGTGCTAACAAACATATATTTCAATGTGAAAATGTAGCGTATATAGCACATGACGTTGTCGCGATTATTCCAAATGAGTCCATTATTTTAAGCGATTATTTATACTATTTTTTTAGTTGGTATCAACCAAATACAGACTGGAGACAGTTGCATCATATTCTAATAGATATACCTTCACTTGAAATGCAAACGAACATTGTCAAACTATTAAAAACAAGTCAACAACTATTGAAAAATAAAAAATCTTTACTAACGGCTGTAGAGGAGTTACCACTGCATATTCGTAATATTGCGCAGCAAACAGAACAACATACTAGACAGTTAAATGACGGCTTTGACCAACTACAAATGTATTATAATTACACACTGCATAAAATTTTTACTGGAGAGCTATTTCGGTTGAACAATACATCCTAA